CGCCACCCGCGTTGGAAACGATCAGCACTTCAACGCCCAACGCTTTCATCACCCGGACAGGCAAAGCGACCTGCGAGAGCGAGTAGCCTTCATATCGGTGGAATCGGCCGTCCATCGTGACGACCGGAATCCCTTCGACAAAACCACACAATAAACGGCCCGCATGACTGAGTGCGGTTGTCGGCGGAAAATGTGGAATCGACTCGTAACTGATTGCAGTATCAACATCCATCTGCCCGGCAAAGCGGCTGAGTCCGGTCCCCAGAACAATACCAACGGCAGGTCGCAGTTTCCAATCACGACGGATCCGTACAACCGCATCGTCAATTTTCTGGACATTGATAGGAGGATAACTTGTTGGCATTTCCAGATTCTACCGCTCGGGTAATGCCGACGGAAATAGGGGATCCTGCAAGAACGAATCGCATAGCGTTTCAACTGATCGACCGTCGACAGCTCGGCTCATCAACAGGACGGTCAGTAACTCTCCGGATCAGGAGCTCCGGCAGCAATTGCCGCCGAACCACTCGTCCCCAAACGGGTCACACCGAGCGCCACCATTTTCTCAGCATCTTCGAAGCTGCGTATTCCTCCAGCTGCTTTGACCTGCATGTGGGCACCCGCGTGCTCGCACATGAGCCGGATATCATGTTCGGTCGCGCCGTGATAGTTGTAATCGCCGCTGGGCTGTTTGACGAAGCCGAAACCGGTCGACGTTTTCACAAATTCCGCACCCACCCGCCGACAAATTTCACAAAGCTTTATCTTCAAATGGTCATCTGCTAGGTAATCATTTTCAAAGATTACTTTGGTGATCGCGGCAAACGAATGAGCCACATCAACAACCGCCCGAATTTCAGCCTCCACATACTCCCAGTCCTCGCTCAGTACCTTGCCGATATTGACCACCAAATCGACTTCACTGGCGCCCTGCTGACAGGCAAAGCGAGTTTCGACAACCTTGGTCTCTGTCAAATTCGATCCGTGCGGAAATCCGATGACCGTCCCCACAGCAACTCCACTACCATCCAGAACCTCCATCGCCAGCGAAACGGCATAGGGCTTCACACAAACACTCGCGACCCCCAGCTGTTTTGCCAATTCACAACCGGCCCTTAATTCCTCGTCCGTCTGCGTCGGATGCAAAAGTGCGTGGTCGATCATTGCCACCAGTGACCTGTCCATGACGTGTCCCTCATACAGCTTGGTTCTGGCTCCTGATCATCGGCGGATCAGAGCAATTCAAAGTTCCCGACCTAATTCCCGAACTTTAGCGGACGCAATCAGTCCGAGAAAGGTCCCTCGACGACTTTTGAAGGGGAGAATCCGCAAAGCAGCTCAACCACTCCCCTGCAGCGCGGAAATCTTGCAGCGCGGAAATGAAGTGACGGCAAACACCGTCACAACAGCTGTTCTTGATGACAGCCGTCACCGTTCATTGTGGGTTGCGGCGCACCATCACGGGTCGACCATGAGGCAGACTCGGTAAGTCACGCGTCAACTGAGGAGAGGGCGTCATCATTTGCGCGG
This region of Pirellulaceae bacterium genomic DNA includes:
- the deoC gene encoding deoxyribose-phosphate aldolase, with the translated sequence MDRSLVAMIDHALLHPTQTDEELRAGCELAKQLGVASVCVKPYAVSLAMEVLDGSGVAVGTVIGFPHGSNLTETKVVETRFACQQGASEVDLVVNIGKVLSEDWEYVEAEIRAVVDVAHSFAAITKVIFENDYLADDHLKIKLCEICRRVGAEFVKTSTGFGFVKQPSGDYNYHGATEHDIRLMCEHAGAHMQVKAAGGIRSFEDAEKMVALGVTRLGTSGSAAIAAGAPDPESY